Genomic window (Saccharothrix australiensis):
CGTTCTCCGGCAGGACGATCACCGCCGGCACGCCGAACGCGTGCGCCGCGAACGCGACGGCCTGGGCGTGGTTCCCGCTGGAGTACGCCACGACACCGCGCGCCCGCGCCTCGTCGGACAGCCGCGCCAGCGCGTGGTACGCCCCGCGGATCTTGAACGCGCCCACCGGCTGGAGGTTCTCCGGCTTCACCGACAGCCGGTCGTCGAACCGCAGGAGGGGTGTGCGCACCACCACCGGCGCGATCAGCGCGGCGGCGGCACGGATGTCGGCGAGCGTCACGAGTCCCATGCCGACGATCTTCACCTCGACGCGGCGGTGCGCGCCATCGACCGGACGTCGGCGCTCGGCGGGCGGACCGCCCCGGCGGCGACCAGCCGCCGGGCCGCCCGCACGGCCCGGTTTTCACAGTGACGCTCGTCACACTTGATGTCCCGCGCAAGTCGTCGGCCCGTCGGCGGCCTCTCTCCCCGGGGTGGAGGAGCGGTCCGATCGCCCGACCATCGCCCGCACCGGCGGGAACACCACGTCGGCCGGGCTCCGCACAACGCTGACCACCGGATCGTCCGGTCCGCCACCCCGGTCGCCGCCACCGACGGCGACGGGCCGGAGTGCTACCCAAAGTCTTCCGGTATCACTCGTTCGGGGGAGTTGCATTCACACGTGAGGGGCAGGAGGCACCGCAAACTTCACTTCTGGCAAAACAGCCCAAATCGGTGATCGCGTCATTACCTTGAGTGAGAGTTAACTGTCAATTGCTACACAGCGCAGTCAAATGGTCGTGAGCTGTGACACACTTCGCCCTCAGACGCCCTGATGCGTAATAGATAACAGGGTCATAACGTCGCTCGAATGGGCGAGTACTGGTCAGTAGATCCGGGAAGGAGGCGCCGTGCGACAGCTGCGAGCGCCACTCGCCCGGCCCGAGCGCGTCACGACGGAGAAAAGAAAAGGGGTGGGGCGACCCCTGCCGCCGCCCCACCACCCGTCCCCCTAGAGCCCCCGAGAGCGGTCCCTGCAACCAGGCTCTCGGGTTCCCTGCACCCGAAGATGAGGGAGACGCCTGAATGAACCGCACGAGTGCGGCCCGCCTCGCCACGGCTGTCCTGCTCGCCACCGGCGCGGCTACAGCTCTCAGCGTACCGGCGATCGCGGACCCCGCCGCCCCCCACCGGACAACGTCCCCGGACACGGAGAGCTACCCGGCCGGGTTGCTCCAAGCGGTGGAGCGAGACCTGGGCCTTACCGCCGAACAGGCACGCGTCCGTCTGGCGAACGACGCCAGGTCGGGTGAACTGGAGGTGAAGGCCCGCGATGTGCTCGGGGACACCTTCGCCGGCGCCTGGATCGACCAGGCGACGGGCAAGCTGGCGGTCGGTGTCACGGACCGCGCCAAGGCGGACGCCGTCCGTGCCGTGGGCGCGGAGCCGAAGGTGCTCGCGTTCTCGCACCGCCAGTTGACCGGCGCCAAGACCGCGCTGGACACCCTCTCCGCACCGCCCTCCGTGACCGGCTGGCGCGTCGACGACGCGAGCAACACCGTCGTGGTGGAGGTCAACCGGCACACGCGGGACGCGGCGGCCGACCGGTTCCTCGACGCGGCCAAGGGCATCAGCCCGGCCGTGCGCGTGGTGGAGGTCGACGAGTCGCCCACCACGCTGTACGACACCCGCGGCGGCGACGCGTACTACATGGGCAGCGGCGGACGCTGCTCGGTCGGCTTCGCCGTCTCCGGCGGGTTCGTGACGGCCGGCCACTGCGGCCGCA
Coding sequences:
- a CDS encoding S1 family peptidase, yielding MNRTSAARLATAVLLATGAATALSVPAIADPAAPHRTTSPDTESYPAGLLQAVERDLGLTAEQARVRLANDARSGELEVKARDVLGDTFAGAWIDQATGKLAVGVTDRAKADAVRAVGAEPKVLAFSHRQLTGAKTALDTLSAPPSVTGWRVDDASNTVVVEVNRHTRDAAADRFLDAAKGISPAVRVVEVDESPTTLYDTRGGDAYYMGSGGRCSVGFAVSGGFVTAGHCGRTGVTTTGFNRVSQGTFRGSSFPGNDYAWVATNSNWTSRPWVNRYNGSNVTVQGSTEAAVGASICRSGSTTNWRCGTVQAKNQTVNYPQGSVSGLTRTNACAEPGDSGGSWVAGAGFGQAQGVTSGGSGNCSSGGTTYFQPIGEILRAYGLQLTTG